In the Sediminibacter sp. Hel_I_10 genome, one interval contains:
- a CDS encoding MIP/aquaporin family protein, translating to MTPFIAEIIGTGMLILLGGGIVANDILSKTKGNGGGWMTITTAWGLAVFVGVVIAGPYSGAHLNPAVTIGLAVGGLFPWADVPTYLAAEFIGAMIGSTLVYVMYKDHFDATEDGGLKRAVFCTDPAIPNNFRNIMSEIIGTFVLIFCVFYFSGAEIADGTGTKVGLGSIGAIPVAFVVWGIGLSLGGTTGYAINPARDLGPRIVHALLPIKGKIDSGWSYAWIPIVGPIIGAVLAAGLYLVLN from the coding sequence ATGACACCTTTTATAGCAGAAATTATAGGCACAGGAATGTTGATCCTTTTGGGAGGAGGCATTGTTGCGAACGACATATTGAGTAAAACGAAAGGAAACGGCGGTGGTTGGATGACCATTACAACGGCTTGGGGACTCGCTGTATTTGTAGGCGTGGTGATTGCAGGTCCCTACAGTGGAGCGCACCTAAATCCAGCCGTAACCATCGGTTTGGCTGTGGGTGGTTTGTTTCCCTGGGCAGATGTTCCCACATATTTGGCAGCAGAATTTATTGGTGCTATGATTGGCTCAACTTTAGTGTATGTGATGTATAAAGACCACTTTGATGCCACTGAAGATGGTGGACTTAAAAGGGCTGTGTTCTGTACAGATCCAGCGATTCCTAATAATTTTAGAAATATCATGAGTGAGATCATTGGAACCTTTGTCTTGATCTTTTGTGTGTTCTATTTCTCAGGAGCAGAAATAGCTGATGGCACAGGTACCAAAGTTGGATTAGGTTCAATTGGCGCTATTCCCGTAGCCTTTGTGGTATGGGGCATTGGGCTTTCCTTAGGTGGTACTACCGGGTATGCCATTAATCCTGCACGGGATTTAGGACCACGAATTGTACACGCGCTATTGCCCATTAAAGGTAAGATTGATAGCGGTTGGAGTTATGCTTGGATTCCTATTGTAGGCCCCATCATTGGTGCTGTTCTAGCTGCCGGACTCTACTTAGTATTGAATTAA
- the glpK gene encoding glycerol kinase GlpK translates to MDQYILSLDQGTTSSRAIVFDKKGEIVSIAQKEFHQHFPKPGWVEHDPQEIWSTQAGVAAEATVSKGLNGKNIAAIGITNQRETVVVWDRKTGKAVYNAIVWQDKRTAAYCDELKDSGKAEMIKEKTGLVIDSYFSGTKVKWILDNVEGARERAEAGELVMGTIDTWLIWNFTKGELHVTDATNACRTLLYNINTMDWDDELLKLFDIPKSMLPTVKDSSEIYGHTKTTVFASKIPIAGIAGDQMAALFGQMCTKKGMVKSTYGTGCFMLMNIGKKPILSKNNLLTTVAWRINGKTEYALEGSIFIGGAVVQWLRDGLGIIKRSSDVEALAGSVDSTDGVYFIPAFAGLGAPYWNQKGKGTIFGMTRGTTDAHIARASLEAIAYQTMDILKAMQEDSGIEIKELRVDGGASINNTLMQFQSDVLESVTIRPKITETTALGAAYLAGLAVGYWESREEIEAMWQEDKRFNPEKDRESVEAGVKGWYQAVKALEYWTTL, encoded by the coding sequence ATGGATCAGTATATCTTATCTCTAGATCAGGGAACTACGAGTTCTCGCGCAATCGTTTTCGATAAAAAAGGAGAGATTGTTTCAATAGCACAAAAGGAGTTTCATCAGCACTTTCCCAAACCGGGATGGGTAGAGCATGATCCACAAGAGATCTGGTCCACACAGGCAGGAGTAGCAGCAGAGGCTACAGTTTCAAAAGGATTAAACGGCAAAAACATTGCCGCCATCGGGATTACTAATCAACGGGAAACGGTTGTGGTTTGGGATCGTAAAACTGGTAAAGCCGTATACAATGCCATTGTTTGGCAAGATAAACGTACGGCAGCCTATTGTGATGAATTAAAGGATAGCGGTAAAGCTGAAATGATTAAGGAGAAAACAGGACTCGTGATCGATTCTTATTTTTCTGGAACCAAGGTCAAGTGGATTCTTGATAATGTAGAAGGCGCCAGAGAAAGGGCAGAAGCTGGCGAACTGGTGATGGGGACAATTGATACCTGGCTGATCTGGAACTTTACTAAAGGAGAACTTCATGTTACCGATGCCACAAATGCTTGTAGAACCTTGTTATATAATATCAATACCATGGATTGGGATGATGAGCTTTTAAAGTTATTTGATATTCCTAAGAGCATGTTGCCTACCGTTAAAGACTCCAGTGAAATTTACGGACATACCAAAACCACCGTTTTTGCTTCAAAAATTCCTATTGCAGGGATTGCAGGAGACCAAATGGCGGCACTTTTCGGACAAATGTGTACCAAGAAAGGCATGGTAAAAAGTACGTATGGCACAGGGTGTTTTATGTTAATGAACATCGGAAAGAAGCCTATTCTTTCAAAAAATAATTTATTGACCACTGTAGCCTGGCGTATTAACGGTAAGACCGAATATGCCCTAGAAGGCAGTATTTTTATTGGTGGTGCCGTGGTACAATGGTTGCGTGATGGACTTGGGATTATCAAAAGGTCATCAGATGTAGAAGCCCTTGCAGGCTCAGTGGATTCCACCGATGGCGTATATTTTATTCCTGCGTTTGCAGGATTGGGCGCCCCGTATTGGAATCAAAAAGGAAAAGGAACCATTTTCGGGATGACCAGAGGTACTACCGATGCCCATATTGCTCGAGCTTCATTAGAGGCTATAGCATATCAAACCATGGATATTTTAAAAGCCATGCAGGAAGATTCTGGTATTGAGATCAAAGAATTGCGGGTAGACGGCGGTGCTTCCATCAATAATACATTGATGCAATTTCAGTCCGATGTTTTAGAGTCGGTTACCATTCGTCCTAAAATTACAGAAACCACGGCATTAGGAGCAGCTTATCTTGCGGGACTTGCTGTAGGCTATTGGGAGAGTCGTGAAGAGATAGAGGCCATGTGGCAAGAGGACAAACGTTTCAATCCAGAAAAAGATCGTGAGTCTGTAGAAGCTGGTGTCAAAGGTTGGTATCAAGCGGTTAAAGCATTAGAATATTGGACAACCCTTTAA
- a CDS encoding glycerol-3-phosphate dehydrogenase/oxidase, whose translation MTTIFNREQLISTLSGVKTWDVIIIGGGATGLGLAVDSATRGYKTLLLEQVDYAKGTSSRSTKLVHGGVRYLAQGNIDLVREALHERGLLEKNAPHLVKNQSFVIPNYRWWEGIYYTIGLKAYDFLAGKLSLGKSTHVNKSQTVERLATIRQKGLYGGVVYKDGQFDDSRLAINLAQTAIEQGATLLNHFKVTDLVQDASGQITGVEAKDTETDLKHTFEANLVINATGVFSDDILKMQKADAKKSIVPSQGVHLVFDKSFLPGDDAIMIPKTDDGRVLFAVPWHDKVLVGTTDTNLDDHSLEPQAQEQEIEFILRTFNNYLSKPVKRSDVRSIYAGLRPLAAPKDDSEKTKEISRSHKIIVSDSGLLTITGGKWTTYRRMAEDTIDKAISLKRLPKKECQTKDLAIHGAMPTTERDNHMYIYGTDQEAIKSLITDDASLGEKLHPRLPFLKAEVVWAVRYEMARTVEDVLARRVRALFLDADAARSMAAEVAAIIAKELHRDDAWKLQQIDQFTTLAGHYCIDGNTVSV comes from the coding sequence ATGACAACTATTTTTAACAGAGAACAGCTTATAAGTACACTTTCTGGGGTAAAAACCTGGGACGTAATTATAATAGGGGGTGGTGCCACGGGGTTGGGACTTGCCGTCGATAGTGCTACTAGAGGTTATAAAACCTTACTGCTTGAGCAAGTAGATTACGCTAAAGGAACTTCTAGCCGAAGCACTAAGCTGGTTCATGGTGGCGTACGCTATTTGGCTCAAGGAAACATTGATCTGGTGCGTGAAGCACTTCATGAACGTGGTTTGTTAGAGAAAAATGCACCACATTTAGTTAAAAATCAAAGTTTTGTCATTCCAAATTACCGTTGGTGGGAAGGTATTTATTATACCATAGGTTTAAAAGCATATGATTTTCTTGCCGGAAAATTAAGTTTAGGAAAGTCTACCCACGTCAATAAATCACAAACTGTTGAAAGATTAGCTACCATACGCCAAAAGGGGCTTTATGGTGGTGTGGTATATAAGGATGGTCAGTTTGACGATTCAAGATTGGCAATTAACCTAGCACAAACCGCTATTGAGCAGGGCGCTACGCTTCTCAATCATTTCAAGGTTACCGATTTGGTTCAAGATGCTTCAGGACAGATTACTGGTGTTGAAGCGAAAGATACCGAAACTGATCTCAAGCATACCTTTGAGGCCAACCTTGTTATTAATGCGACAGGCGTATTTTCCGATGACATATTAAAAATGCAGAAAGCAGATGCTAAAAAATCCATTGTCCCTAGTCAAGGTGTACACTTGGTGTTTGATAAATCCTTTTTACCGGGTGACGATGCCATTATGATTCCTAAAACAGACGATGGAAGGGTGCTCTTTGCAGTGCCGTGGCACGATAAAGTATTGGTAGGAACCACAGATACTAACCTCGATGATCACAGTCTTGAGCCACAAGCGCAAGAACAAGAGATTGAATTTATTCTTAGAACCTTCAATAATTATTTATCAAAACCAGTAAAACGTTCAGATGTTCGTAGCATTTACGCAGGTTTACGCCCATTGGCAGCACCAAAGGACGATTCAGAAAAAACAAAGGAAATTTCACGTAGTCACAAGATTATCGTTTCAGATTCTGGCTTGTTAACAATTACCGGAGGAAAATGGACCACCTACAGACGTATGGCCGAAGACACCATAGACAAAGCCATTTCGCTAAAACGTTTGCCTAAAAAAGAGTGTCAAACTAAAGATCTTGCCATTCACGGTGCCATGCCTACTACAGAGCGTGATAACCACATGTACATTTATGGTACAGATCAAGAGGCTATCAAATCTTTAATAACGGATGATGCGAGCTTAGGCGAAAAATTACATCCAAGATTACCGTTTTTAAAGGCCGAAGTGGTTTGGGCTGTACGCTACGAGATGGCTAGAACAGTAGAAGACGTTTTGGCTAGACGTGTAAGAGCATTATTTTTAGATGCCGACGCTGCGCGTAGCATGGCTGCTGAAGTTGCAGCAATTATTGCAAAGGAGCTCCATCGTGATGACGCTTGGAAACTTCAGCAAATAGATCAATTTACAACATTAGCAGGTCACTATTGCATTGATGGCAATACCGTTTCCGTATAA
- a CDS encoding DeoR/GlpR family DNA-binding transcription regulator has product MERHQQILDQLKREKHVKVAALCEHLDVSAVTIRKDLKLLEDKGLLFRTHGGASLENPYMNERDVTEKAEISAAEKSLIGETAASRIQKNDAIIIASGTTVLELAKAILPIGKINVISSSLHVTLELLKHQEIDIIQLGGNLRHRSASVTGHYAEHILNHISSNQLFMGVDGIDLDFGCTTTNVEEAILNQKMMQSAQKTILLADSSKFGKRSLAKICNLDEISEIITDKGLSSSFVDRIQEMGIKLTLV; this is encoded by the coding sequence ATGGAAAGGCATCAACAAATTTTAGATCAATTAAAAAGGGAAAAGCACGTTAAAGTAGCAGCACTCTGTGAACATTTAGACGTTTCTGCCGTAACCATTCGAAAGGATTTGAAACTTCTTGAAGACAAAGGACTTTTGTTTCGAACCCACGGTGGCGCCTCTTTGGAGAATCCCTACATGAATGAACGTGATGTAACCGAAAAAGCTGAAATCTCAGCAGCGGAAAAGTCATTAATAGGAGAAACGGCAGCAAGCCGAATTCAGAAAAACGATGCCATCATTATAGCAAGTGGCACCACCGTTTTAGAATTAGCAAAAGCCATTTTACCAATAGGTAAAATCAACGTGATCAGTTCGTCATTGCACGTAACCTTAGAATTACTCAAACATCAAGAGATTGACATCATTCAGTTAGGAGGCAATTTAAGACACCGCTCCGCCTCTGTTACCGGGCATTATGCCGAACATATTCTCAATCACATTTCATCAAATCAACTTTTTATGGGTGTGGATGGTATTGATTTAGATTTTGGATGTACCACTACAAATGTTGAAGAAGCCATCCTTAATCAAAAAATGATGCAGTCGGCTCAAAAGACCATTCTCTTAGCAGACTCTTCTAAATTTGGAAAGCGCAGTTTAGCTAAAATCTGCAATTTGGATGAGATCAGCGAAATTATTACCGATAAAGGTCTGTCTAGCTCTTTTGTAGATCGTATTCAAGAAATGGGAATCAAACTCACCTTAGTCTAA
- a CDS encoding HAD family phosphatase, giving the protein MMIKPNALLFDFDGVIVHSFKVHSAAWHTAFQHVFGSALPQLPHEAYAGKSPRLIAALFCEVAGDKQKANMLLDAKKTFLDESTVAPELLPGVHEIQKFAVTHKIPYGIASNANRQFIKKSIAQLQIQFELYYGYEDYTNPKPDPEPYVKLAQRLGIAPSQFQNTWVFEDSLVGISAAKKAHMFPVGILTQYSEQQLKDAGAVLVFPTLKEAYLALERAYATDK; this is encoded by the coding sequence ATGATGATCAAACCAAACGCGTTGCTATTTGATTTTGATGGCGTAATTGTTCATAGTTTTAAAGTACATTCTGCAGCATGGCATACGGCATTTCAGCATGTATTTGGGTCAGCGTTGCCTCAATTGCCCCATGAGGCTTATGCGGGTAAATCACCAAGACTCATAGCAGCATTGTTTTGCGAGGTCGCTGGAGATAAGCAAAAAGCGAACATGCTATTAGATGCCAAAAAAACTTTTCTCGATGAAAGTACTGTGGCTCCAGAACTATTGCCTGGTGTTCACGAGATTCAAAAGTTTGCTGTAACTCATAAGATTCCTTACGGTATTGCCAGCAATGCCAACAGGCAATTTATTAAAAAGAGTATTGCTCAATTACAGATTCAATTTGAGCTGTATTATGGTTATGAAGATTATACCAATCCCAAGCCAGATCCAGAGCCTTATGTCAAATTAGCACAACGATTGGGTATTGCACCTTCCCAGTTTCAAAACACTTGGGTGTTTGAAGATAGTTTGGTAGGAATTTCCGCAGCAAAAAAAGCGCATATGTTTCCTGTTGGGATCTTAACCCAGTACAGTGAGCAACAGCTTAAAGATGCTGGCGCTGTGCTTGTGTTTCCAACGTTAAAAGAAGCTTATTTGGCCTTAGAGCGCGCGTACGCAACGGATAAATAG
- a CDS encoding D-arabinono-1,4-lactone oxidase, translated as MEKEKIWKSWNENIQHAYTNLHNITTEKELQTLIAASHHIKIFGNKQSSADISAGVSTLVDMRSYDQIVKIDTENKRFTVQSGMRLSTLLEAVENQGWCIPCLPDINTITVGGALATGTHGTSGYILSQYMVECRLVLADGTLKIITAGEELMDAVRVSMGLLGVISEVTFQCETNYTLHVKEGPQKDDHWLSQIKTALKQHDFLRILWLPHTGMGYVITGDKITSETLVQEKQGPKYLKHRRAASKMLYKYSHRFAWTTAIANKLLAFLFFSSKKEHKGSLYQATVTKSRGSTLELAEWTVALDQFPQVFKEIKAELDAWSNRSFVHIPMDVRFIYKDKSWLSYAYGQDTVTMGCVSRNAATADTYAAFESVERIFLKYGGRPHWGKRFKAGDAELSERYPKWNDFKQLRLEMDPTNKFLNAYTTQLLNETPYDDQTKRVAI; from the coding sequence ATGGAAAAAGAGAAAATTTGGAAGAGTTGGAATGAAAACATCCAACATGCTTATACAAACTTACATAACATCACTACCGAAAAGGAGCTGCAAACACTTATTGCGGCGTCCCATCATATTAAAATCTTCGGAAATAAGCAGTCCTCAGCAGATATTAGCGCGGGTGTGTCTACTTTGGTAGATATGAGATCTTACGATCAAATTGTTAAGATCGATACCGAGAATAAACGTTTTACGGTGCAGTCTGGAATGCGATTAAGCACACTCTTAGAAGCTGTAGAAAATCAGGGTTGGTGCATCCCGTGCTTGCCAGATATCAATACCATTACTGTTGGTGGTGCCTTGGCAACAGGAACCCACGGTACGAGCGGATACATCTTATCACAATATATGGTGGAATGCCGTCTGGTTTTAGCCGATGGTACCCTCAAAATTATCACGGCCGGAGAGGAGCTTATGGATGCTGTGCGTGTGTCTATGGGGTTGTTGGGTGTTATTTCGGAGGTGACGTTTCAATGTGAAACCAATTATACCTTGCATGTTAAGGAAGGTCCGCAAAAGGATGACCACTGGTTATCTCAAATAAAGACCGCTCTCAAGCAGCATGATTTTCTCAGAATCTTATGGCTGCCACATACGGGAATGGGCTATGTAATTACTGGCGATAAAATAACTTCGGAAACTTTAGTACAAGAAAAACAGGGTCCTAAGTATTTAAAACACCGTCGAGCAGCATCAAAGATGCTCTATAAATATTCACACAGGTTTGCATGGACCACGGCTATAGCCAATAAATTATTAGCGTTTTTGTTTTTCTCCTCTAAAAAGGAACATAAAGGCTCTTTATATCAAGCCACAGTCACCAAATCTAGAGGTTCGACCTTAGAATTGGCGGAATGGACCGTCGCTTTAGATCAATTTCCGCAGGTGTTTAAAGAGATCAAGGCAGAGCTTGATGCTTGGAGCAATCGGTCTTTTGTGCACATTCCTATGGATGTTCGTTTTATATATAAGGACAAATCCTGGTTGAGTTATGCCTACGGTCAAGATACGGTGACCATGGGCTGTGTGTCGCGAAATGCCGCTACAGCAGATACCTATGCCGCTTTTGAAAGTGTGGAGCGCATTTTTCTGAAATACGGCGGAAGACCACATTGGGGCAAACGTTTTAAGGCTGGAGATGCTGAATTATCTGAACGCTACCCAAAATGGAATGACTTTAAACAGTTACGCCTTGAGATGGACCCCACCAATAAATTTCTAAATGCTTACACCACTCAATTATTAAATGAAACCCCTTATGATGATCAAACCAAACGCGTTGCTATTTGA
- a CDS encoding Crp/Fnr family transcriptional regulator, translating into MQQVKAYLDQIATISAKDWSFFTSKLQPRIIPKKSIFLKLNAVEDHISFIESGVVRLFIPKEDPEKEITFGFSFKDQFISAYDSFLTRLPSDYQLQALTETRLLSINYSDLQSVYQNTQIGNLIGRLTAERLFLLKSKREQNLLNLSAEERYIKLFKERPELLEIIPLKYISSYIGVTPQALSRIRKRV; encoded by the coding sequence TTGCAACAAGTAAAAGCATATCTAGATCAAATAGCCACCATTTCTGCGAAGGACTGGTCTTTTTTCACCTCGAAACTGCAACCACGAATCATCCCTAAAAAATCAATATTTTTAAAGCTAAATGCTGTAGAAGATCATATTTCTTTTATTGAATCTGGCGTTGTACGACTGTTCATCCCAAAGGAAGATCCTGAGAAGGAAATAACCTTTGGCTTTAGTTTTAAAGATCAGTTCATAAGTGCTTATGATTCTTTTTTAACACGCCTACCTTCAGACTATCAACTTCAAGCACTCACTGAAACACGACTTTTGAGTATCAATTATAGCGACTTACAGTCTGTTTATCAAAACACGCAAATTGGCAACTTGATCGGAAGACTAACTGCAGAACGCTTGTTTTTGTTAAAATCCAAACGTGAACAAAATCTTCTCAATCTTTCGGCAGAAGAACGCTATATCAAACTTTTTAAGGAGCGTCCTGAACTTTTAGAAATCATTCCTTTAAAATACATTAGTTCTTACATAGGGGTTACGCCACAAGCTTTGAGCAGAATCAGAAAACGAGTTTAA
- a CDS encoding acyl-CoA desaturase yields the protein MTIIIFVLVLWYGGLFFQSFFLHRYAAHQVFTMSKTMERLTFILTWIFQGSSYLSAYGYGIMHRMHHAYTDTEKDPHSPSHDPNVFAMMWKTKTIYQDINTQRIAVDQRFTKNVPQWKTFDAFASSRLSRLLWISLYVLFFIYFVTAWWQWLLLPIAFFMAPIHGVIINWFGHIYGYVNYQMKNTSKNLFRFDFLMMGEGYHNNHHKHASRANFGVKWHEVDLTYVIIKILDAFGLIQLKPMRIKK from the coding sequence ATGACCATAATTATATTTGTTTTAGTGCTGTGGTACGGTGGATTGTTTTTTCAATCTTTCTTTCTACATCGCTATGCTGCCCATCAAGTCTTTACCATGTCTAAAACCATGGAGCGCTTGACCTTTATTTTAACGTGGATTTTTCAAGGCTCTAGTTATTTGAGCGCTTACGGATATGGCATTATGCACCGCATGCACCATGCCTATACCGATACTGAAAAGGATCCCCACTCCCCTTCTCATGACCCAAACGTCTTTGCCATGATGTGGAAGACAAAAACCATTTATCAAGATATCAATACACAACGCATTGCGGTAGACCAACGTTTTACTAAGAACGTACCGCAATGGAAAACATTTGATGCATTTGCCAGCTCTAGACTGTCACGACTGCTTTGGATTTCGCTCTACGTGCTGTTCTTTATTTATTTTGTAACAGCTTGGTGGCAATGGTTATTATTACCAATAGCCTTTTTTATGGCACCAATTCACGGGGTGATCATCAATTGGTTTGGCCATATCTACGGGTATGTTAATTACCAAATGAAGAATACCAGTAAAAACCTATTTCGTTTTGATTTTTTAATGATGGGTGAAGGCTATCATAATAACCATCATAAACACGCCAGTCGCGCCAACTTTGGAGTGAAATGGCATGAAGTTGATTTGACATACGTTATCATAAAAATCCTTGATGCTTTTGGACTCATACAATTGAAACCCATGCGCATTAAAAAATAG
- a CDS encoding cold-shock protein: MSKGTVKFFNESKGFGFITEEGVDKDHFVHISGLVDEVREGDSVEFDLQEGNKGLNAVNVKVI, encoded by the coding sequence ATGAGTAAAGGAACAGTAAAATTTTTCAATGAATCTAAAGGATTTGGATTTATTACCGAAGAAGGTGTAGATAAAGATCACTTTGTACACATATCAGGATTAGTTGACGAAGTTCGCGAAGGCGATAGCGTTGAGTTTGATCTACAAGAAGGCAATAAAGGTCTTAATGCAGTGAATGTAAAAGTGATTTAA